One genomic segment of Desmodus rotundus isolate HL8 chromosome 5, HLdesRot8A.1, whole genome shotgun sequence includes these proteins:
- the LOC128780810 gene encoding histone H3.3A-like: MQGLVVCRICCSGANPMEQSSLQQRSLYHGSYNQTACKSTGGKAPRKQLATKAARKSAPSTGGVKKPQRYRPGTVALPGIRRYQKSIELLIRKLPFQRLVREIQDFKTDLRLQSAAIGALQEASEAYLVGLFEDTNLCAVHAKRVTIMPKDIQLACRIHGERA, encoded by the exons atgcaaggactggttgtgtgCAGGATCTGCTGTTCTGGGGCCAACCCCATGGAGCAGAGCTCACTTCAACAG AGGTCCCTATACCATGGCTCGTACAATCAGACTGCATGCAAATCAACCGGTGGTAAAGCACCGAGGAAGCAACTGGCTACCAAAGCCGCTCGCAAGAGTGCGCCCTCTACTGGAGGGGTGAAGAAACCTCAGCGTTACCGGCCTGGTACTGTGGCACTTCCTGGAATTAGACGTTATCAGAAGTCCATTGAACTTCTGATTCGCAAGCTTCCCTTCCAGCGTCTGGTGCGAGAAATTCAGGACTTCAAAACAGATCTGCGCCTCCAGAGCGCAGCTATTGGTGCTTTGCAGGAGGCAAGTGAAGCCTATCTGGTTGGCCTTTTTGAAGACACCAACCTGTGTGCTGTCCATGCCAAACGTGTAACAATTATGCCAAAAGACATCCAGCTAGCATGCCGCATACATGGAGAGCGTGCTTAA